Below is a window of Ischnura elegans chromosome 1, ioIscEleg1.1, whole genome shotgun sequence DNA.
attttattctcgtTCTCGGCACTGTCTCCATCGCCGCGCAGTAAAAATTGCTACTCAAAAGTTGAATCgcgtttgaaataaatgaatattaaccaacgaaaaaaataaacaatgaatttcaatgatgTTGAGCAACGTATGAGGTGAATACTATAccgaaaattcttttatttcttgtaGTTCAGATCAGCAAGACTGCTGAATTTCATACGACCTCGAACTGTTGTCCCTGGGTGATCTTCTATTAAAACCATTCAAGACTGTCACTTTCTAAAATGTATACAGAATTACTCAAAATGGTACATGTAAAATGAGCCATTAATTATCTATAAGAAcacagaaaagaggaaaatgtataataattatttaaaataaagacacGCATAATAGGATGGAcaagaatttaaaatgtttttatggtgACTGTACAATAAACGTGCCTCTCAGTCGATCTAATTACATACGATATGAGCTGACATCCACGGgggattttctttgaaaaatattcaacaggGTTGGATATATTAAGCATAAGACACAACTCACTTCAAGTTAGTAACTAATGCTACAACTAGGAACGCTATTTTTTCGGTCAAGTGAAGCGAACAATGAGCCTTAATAATTATTTCCTGAAGACGTCCAACTACATGTAAGGAACCTCGAAGACAAaggcataataaaaattaagtttggattatttttattgcaaaatataaatacaatttttcaatgaaaatggtaACATAAAAACCtggatttttacataaaaaatggaaatttaaacttttcattatattgtatctaattttatttttattagctcAAAGAAAACACTCCAGTCCTCTCCCGGCATTGAAAGCTTTCATTCAATCAAAAATAAGATTGTCAAAATGGTAACGAAGTGAACAAAATAGAATTCATACCAAAATAGAGATGGAGTAATTCAATTAAAAGGGGGGACCAAGAGAAATAACTTTTCCTCATCTACCTCTTTGGTTAAACTATCGTTGTCTGACACATACAAACTTCTTTCGCTGCATTACTGAATAAATGTTCTAGaataaaaagctttaaaactGGAAGTATTTTCGATAAACAACGTACATTTGATTCATAATCACAGCTCTATTTTTTACAGATATGGTAAGGCATAGATATAATGCTATATTTACATTCGAACACAAAAAACTATCAAATTTTTATATACAAAACACAAAAAGATTGAAGCATATATTTTTGGGGACAAAAAGTACTTCAAAATGCTTGGCGATACAATAACCTAGCATAGATGACTTTGCATTACTTTGCATGCAAGTAGAAATAACATGGTAATATGAAAACTGTACGGTTTAAATATAAACCGACACGATTTCGTTGCTCTTATTCTCATACAATACAGATTGAGcacaatttaaaaagaaaatacgtaTTCCATGCAAACAAAAACACAGAATATAATTCGCATACGTCATGCCACAGTTTATTGCAAATATCACACTAAGTAATGTATCTGAAAGTGacttcaataaaattattgaatctGCATGTGGCATTATTGTTATAGTAATAGGCTTCATGCATAAAACATCAACCAGTAAACACCTCTAAACTTGAGCAACTATGCACTCGCTTTGCAATTAATGAGGCCTTAAGAATTAAGGCGGTATCCGTTGATTCAAAACCCACTTCACTATCCAACAATCGATCAAGCGAGGTGAATTTCAACTGATTAACACATCGATCCTTCAATACAGGGTATCCACGGATTGAGTCCTTTGCCTCGCCGCAGCCGATGATATGTCGGACTTCCTGGTGACATTGCTTTCCCCGTTGGAGGAGGTCGAGGACCACGAGGCGGGCGACGCGGGAGATGCCGGCGTGAGCGGACCCTTGCTTCCCGTAGAGCCGCTCCCCTGGAAGCTACTCCTCTTCCTGCACCTCGACAGGAACCTCCTCATCGCCCTCTTGACGCGGCTGGTGCACGTGAAGGCGACCGTGAGGAAGACGCCGTGGAGGGACGTGAGGAGGACGGCCACGAGCCAAAGGGGAGGGATGTCCAGCCACCCGGCCAGGAGACCCGCGGACCACGACAGCCCGGAGAGTAGGGCCAGCCTCAGGTGAAGGCGGAAAGAGCGCACCGCCTGCGGAGGGCCGTGCTTGACGGGGGCGGCCGAGGTGGGGGCCATGGACTGCCTGAATGTGGCCTGGGAAATGGTGCGGGCGCTGAGGATGAAGAGCAGCGCGTTGGCGACCGTGGTGATGCCCAAGGGAGCCGCGAAAAGTATGAGAAGGGAGGATCGTCTACCGAACCAGCAGGCGCCGCTAGGATGCAGGCCGAAGGACGGGGTCAAGATGGTCAGCACGGGAGAGAGGGGACAGTGCTCGTTCGCGACGTCTTTGGGGGTGACAGAAGTAAGGGGGAGAGTGGTAGGGAGCCCAATTGACATGTTTCCTTCGGAGCGATAGGAGACTGATGCGGTGACGGAATATATGCAGGCCTGGCCTCCAGTACGGATGTCTAGGGATAGTGCGATGGCAGCGATGGCCGCCGGTATGGCCCAGGAAAATATGGAGTAGAGGGCAAACCTTCGTTTTCCTCCGGAGCCCCCGACGGAATCGCTGGGAGCGTGCAAATGCACAGTGGCACGTCTCAACGTTCTCCACACATCGAAAGCTAGAGTGGAAGACCAGCAAAATGCGGACAGTAGTCCAAAGAGAGCTAATGTAGCTGCCGCTAAGCAGCCCCTGGACACGTCCGTCGAGCCTATAGGAGTGGTGTTAAAAGTTCCCGCAAAGAAAGCCGAGTAAGCAATCAGCAGTGCAACGCAGAGGGACGCCAGATTACGGCCGGAGGCCGTGCGTAGCTCTTTCAGTAGTGCAAAAGCCACGAGATGTATGATCAAGAACAAAGCCGATGCTGCGACTCCAATTATAGTGAGATATCCCATCGCAATGGCTGCCGAAGATGGGTGCAGGTGCACTGTAGTAAAGTTCTTTCCCTTCGGACGCTCCTTGGCTTTGCCTCCCAGACCAACGACCCTAACTACTCCTGAGGAAGGCTCGTCCTTCGTAGTGTCCACCTCATCCTCCTCGTAACCCCTCCCGACCTCTACACACCTATTACGAACCCATCGCTGTCCCATCTCGGGACAGAGAAGGTCACGACACCGCCTGAGGAAGGGATCAAAGAGCGGGGTCTCGTCGGGGCAACCGTGAGCCGTCAGCCTAGCAGACAGGGGCCCGGGATCCACGCCTCCCCTCCCGCCCTGGAAATACTCGCCCTGGGGGATACCGAAGTCGAAGAGGACTGAAAAGGCGACGGGATTGAAGTCTTTGGCCGCCGCTCCCAGGGACCTCGTCAGGGGTGGGGCACAGGACAGCTCGTGGACGGGCACCCGGTTGCAGACGGCGCAGGCGGCGTTACGGTAGGTCTTTGCTCCGAGGAAGACGTGGGCTGTGGACCCAGGGGCGCCGCAGCGTCTCTTGATGGCCATCCGCAGTCCAACGGAGTCGTCTGGCCAATCGGGTTCGCAGGAGCTCACCACACCCAGTCGACACCTCCGCACGAGGGACGCAGCAATGGGAGGAGCCATGGGGTCCGCGGTGCATGCGTGGAATCTACCCTTCTCCATCACACCCCAGACGCCCCGGAATTCGTCAAAGATGGGGAGCCACTTGGAGGGCATCGGAGGCTCGGTGGTGGAGCCGAAAGGGAAATGCTGGATCGAGGGGCATTCTAACCTAGGAGTCCAGACAACGAAGTCATCCGGGGCTCGGCCGTTCAAGTCTCCGTTGCAGAGGGCGCAGTGGGCGTTGGAGTACGTCACGTTGGTCACGAGTGACGTCACAGGCATGCGTATCGACACGACGTCCCTCTTGTCCGCTCCCCCCTTCTCCTCGCACCTCCTCCTGACCTCTGCACTGGTTCCAGGAGGGCAGGATGACTTCATGTAAACCCCGCCGAGGTGGCGCATCGGCGTGCAGGAGAACTGCCCGACGACGCTCTTGCTGGGCTTGTACCTGGAATCCGGGCAGCAGTCGTCGTACGTCCTGCAGGTGGCATCGCAAAGGCAGTTGCGGTCCCGCCAGTCGAGCGACTTGGTGCCCGAAGAG
It encodes the following:
- the LOC124157799 gene encoding uncharacterized protein LOC124157799, with the translated sequence MLQKRPSPTAPLPPLVLLLALFVCPPSLLATPLSLSHSNLAYGNGTCDERDSCSSGTKSLDWRDRNCLCDATCRTYDDCCPDSRYKPSKSVVGQFSCTPMRHLGGVYMKSSCPPGTSAEVRRRCEEKGGADKRDVVSIRMPVTSLVTNVTYSNAHCALCNGDLNGRAPDDFVVWTPRLECPSIQHFPFGSTTEPPMPSKWLPIFDEFRGVWGVMEKGRFHACTADPMAPPIAASLVRRCRLGVVSSCEPDWPDDSVGLRMAIKRRCGAPGSTAHVFLGAKTYRNAACAVCNRVPVHELSCAPPLTRSLGAAAKDFNPVAFSVLFDFGIPQGEYFQGGRGGVDPGPLSARLTAHGCPDETPLFDPFLRRCRDLLCPEMGQRWVRNRCVEVGRGYEEDEVDTTKDEPSSGVVRVVGLGGKAKERPKGKNFTTVHLHPSSAAIAMGYLTIIGVAASALFLIIHLVAFALLKELRTASGRNLASLCVALLIAYSAFFAGTFNTTPIGSTDVSRGCLAAATLALFGLLSAFCWSSTLAFDVWRTLRRATVHLHAPSDSVGGSGGKRRFALYSIFSWAIPAAIAAIALSLDIRTGGQACIYSVTASVSYRSEGNMSIGLPTTLPLTSVTPKDVANEHCPLSPVLTILTPSFGLHPSGACWFGRRSSLLILFAAPLGITTVANALLFILSARTISQATFRQSMAPTSAAPVKHGPPQAVRSFRLHLRLALLSGLSWSAGLLAGWLDIPPLWLVAVLLTSLHGVFLTVAFTCTSRVKRAMRRFLSRCRKRSSFQGSGSTGSKGPLTPASPASPASWSSTSSNGESNVTRKSDISSAAARQRTQSVDTLY